The sequence below is a genomic window from Deltaproteobacteria bacterium.
CAATGGGTGGCCCGTTTCAGTTTGCCACCACGTGTCCATCACCGGGCATTTCCCGCCGCCGATCACTTTGTGATACCAAACCCACGCCTCAGGATTGATCGGCTCGCCCACCGAGCCGAGCAGGCGCAGCGATTTCAAGTTGTGCTTGCCGGGAAATTCCGTGCCCCAACGCATAAACGTGCGGATCGCTGTCGGCGCCGTGTGAAAAATCGTCACGCCGTACTTGGCGATGATTTTCCACAGGCGATCTTTGTCCGGCCAATCGGGCGAGCCCTCGTACATGACTTGAGTCACGCCGTTGGCCATGGGCCCGTAGACGATGTGCGTGTGGCCGGTGACCCAGCCGATGTCGGCGGCACACCAGAAGACGTCGTCTTCCTTCAGGTCGAAAACCCATTTGTTGATCAGGTGCACGCCGGTCAAGTAGCCGCCGGTGGTGTGCACGATGCCCTTCGGTTTGCCCGTGGTGCCGCTGGTATAAAGGATGAACAGCATGTCCTCGCTGTCCATCTTCTCCGGCTCGCACCAAAGCGGCGCGTCGACCATCGCTTCATCCCACCACAAATCGCGCCACGGTTTCATCTGCGCCGCCGCTTCGGCGCCGATGCGTTTCACGACCACGCAATGGGTGATCGACGGCGTGTCGGTCATCGCCTCATCGGCGTTTTTCTTGAGCGGCACAATCGCGCCGCGCCGCCAACCGCCGTCGGCGGTAACCAGCACTTTGGCTTGCGCGTCGTTAATACGATCGCGCAGCGCCTCGGCGCTAAAGCCGCCGAAGACCACAGAATGCGGCGCACCGATGCGGTTGCAGGCATGCATGGCGATCAACAATTCCGGCACCATGCCCATGTAGAGGCAAACCCGGTCGCCCTTTTTCACGCCCAATTTTTTCAAAACATTGGCGAACTTGTTGACCTCGCGCCAAACGTCGCGATAGGTCAGCACGCGCTCATCGCCCGGCTCGCCTTCCCAAACAATCGCGGCTTTATTCTTGCGCCCGCTGTTCACATGGCGGTCAAGACAATTATAAGAAGCATTGAGCTTGCCGCCGATGAACCACTTGGCCCAGCACGGCGCTTTCCATTCATGGACTTTTTTCCACGGTTTGAACCAGTGCAGCTCCTTGGCAGCTTTGGCCCAGAAGTCCTGCGGATTCTTGCGCGCACTGTTGTAGACGCTGGCGCTCTTAGCGTTGGCTTTGAGTTTGAATTCCTTTGGCGGCGGGAAATTTCTCTTCTCGTCGAGCAAAACTTCGATGGCCTTGTCTGCCATAACCCATCCCCTCCCGTGAAAAAATCGCGCGAATAAATTGGCCGAATTCTATGTGAGGCACTCTGCCTTGGCAAGAGCTGGCGCGCGCAAGCGCGCGCCCGTTTGGCGTCTGCGGTCTAGCGTCTGGCGTTTTCCGATCCGGCGCCAAACTATAGACGCTAGACCCTAACCGGATCTCGGTTGACGCTAGCGCCCACTTTCAGATAGTGAAACGAAAGAACACAGAAAGGCGAATCAACATGGCTAAAATCGCAGTGGTCACCGGCGGCGCGGGCGATATTGGAAAAGCGGTCGTCGCGCGGCTCGCAAAAGACGGCTACCAGATCGTCATTTTGGATATGAATCAAGAAACCGGCAAACAAACCGTCGCCGACTTCGCCAAGCGCAATCTTGCGCTGGATTTTCATTGCGCCAATCTTGCCGACGAAGCGGCGGTGAAGAATGTGTTCTCGGCTATTTTCAACAAGCCGGGCCGCGTCGATCTCTTGGTCAACGTCGCCGGCGGCAGCTTTTACCGCCACAAGTTCGAAGACTTTCCCCTCGACCACTGGCGCACCATCATCGATGCGAATCTGACCTCGACGTTTTTGTGCTGCCGCGCGGTGACGCCGTCCATGAAAGCGCAAAAATCCGGCGTCATCATCAACACGTCGTCGGACATCGCCTACAGCGGCGGCGAGAATCGTTCGGCCTACGCCGCGGCAAAGGCCGGCATCTTGGGTTTGACGCGAACTCTCGCCTTAGAGCTGGCGCCCAACGTCCGCGTCAACGCCGTCGCCCCGGGGCGCATCGAGACGCCGCGCGTGCGCAGCCACTACACTGAGGAAGAATGGAATAAATCCAACGAGCGGATTCCGCTCGGCCACCCGGGCGCGGTGCAAGACGTCGCCGAAACCGTCGCCTACTTAGCCAGCGACGCGGCGAAACACATGACGGGGCAAACCATTCACGTCAACGGCGGGCGGATTATGCACTAAGGAATCGGAAAAAGAAAAACCACGAAAGTTACGAAACACACGAAAGGAAAAACCGAAATCCCCTTTTCGTGACTTTCGTGTGTTTCGTGGTTCGCTTCTAATCCTATGTGTCTCAGGCGCTTTAGCGCGCCGCCCGCCGCGCCGCGATCACTTCCAGCATTTTGTCGTCGCTGGTGTACTTAAAATCCCAGGTCTTGCGCGCCTTGGCTTGTTCCTGTTCCGCGCCTTCTAGGAGCTCGACATCGGGCTTGGTGACAACGTTCACGCCTTTGCGCTTCAACGTGGTCATCAAACCCTCGATTTTCTCTTCCATCTCCCCGGCGGAAAGCCCTGGCTTGGCGGCAAGGTAGTCGTTGACGACCTTCATGCCGCGCTCGGCATCTTGTTTGGCGACGCCGACCAAACCGACGCTGGCGTTGCGCGACCAGCCGGCAACAAACACACCGTCAAGAATTTTTTTCGTCTCGGGATCGTAAGGTTGATAGTCCGATGGATTGGGATCTCCCGCTGCCTTCTCCGGATTCGTCACGAAGGCGCCGCGCGAGAACGGCAAACCGAGCGCGGCGTCCACCTGATCGCCAATGGCATAAATCACGCAATCGACTTCGATCTTGCGGGCCTTGCCAGTGCCCTTCGCAACCGTCTTGCCGTTTTCCAGCACCATGACATTTTCTTCAGCTTCTAACACGGCAACGCGGCCTTGGGCGTTGGCCACGAATTTGTTGGGTGAACACAGATAGCGGAAGGTCAATTTGCGCCCTTCGAGCGGCTCACCTTCTTTGATGAACTTCTTTTTAATCGCTTCAACATCTTGGCCGATGGCCGTGAGCGACGGGCTGATGCGCTCAATCTCTTGCTTCATGTCGGCGTTGTCGAGGTACATGTCGATGTATTCAAACTCGCTGTCATCGTAGGCCTTTTCCAGCGGGCCCCGGCGTGCGACGACGACCACTTGATCGATCTTTTTCAAATTCAACAGCCAATTGGCAATGTCGACCATGACGTTGCCCATGCCGATGATGGCGACGCGCCGACCGACTTCAAAGGTCTTCTCGGCGAAGGGCGGCAACGAGTTGAAATGGTAGACCACGTCTTTTGCGTGGTACACGCCAATCGCTTCTTCCCCCGCGATGCCCAATTTCTTGGTGCCTTGCGCTCCCGCCGTGACGACCACGGCGCCAAAGCCAACGGCCTGCAGGTCTTGGAGCGAGAGCGGCTGGTCTTTGCCAACTGTAACGTGGCCCATATAAAAGACTTTTGGATCGCTGAGAATTTTTTTGAATTGCTTGCGCAAGCCGGTCTTCATCTTTTCTTTTTCGACGAAGATGCCGTACTCGGCCAAGCCGCCAGGCTTGATATCGCGATTGATCAGCACGACGCGATGACCGCCTTCACATAGTTTGCGCGCACCGTAGATACCCGCAGGCCCGGCGCCGACAACGGCGACCAAGTGTTGTTTAGACATTCGGCTTCCCTCTATGAGATTTTACTATAACCAATCAGAAAAACCTGGAATAACAAGGATTGAAAGGGCGTGGCAGGCGCTACTGGAGCTCCCGTTTACCTTCGTACTCCAACTCCGTGCCGCGCGAATCCTTGTGGGTAAAAGAAACCATCTCCCAGCTGCCGTCTTCGAGCGGACCTTTGAGGATGTAGGAGTTCTCGTCGCTGCCCATCACACGGTAGTAGCAGGCCTGCTCGCCGTACCAGCGGTCCACCACCGATCCGATCTCGATGGTGCGCGTGCCCAGCTGGAAACGGGACGGGCACTCTTGGCCCTTGGAATCGCTTGAGGATTCAACTTTCACTTTCACCTTCGATTCCTCTTTCCCCGGTAATCGGAACGACGTAATATAGCTCAATTCAGCTCCAATTCAAAGAACCGAAAGAAATTGCCATGGCCAATCTCGATCAATTAAAATCCGACGTCATCAGCGCTTGTCGCATCCTTTCCGAACAGAAGCTGGTGGAGGGCTTCGGCCACGTCAGCGCGCGCATTCCCGACAGCGATCGCTTCATCATGACGCCAAGAATCAGCTTGGAGCTGGTGCAAGCCGACGAGCTGCTGGTCATGAATCTCGAGGGCGAAATCGTCGAGGGCAGCGCCACCCCGCCCTTCGAGGCCTGGTTGCACACGGCGATCATGAAAACCAAGCCGCGGCTGAATGCCATCACGCGCATCCACGCGCGCAAAGCCAATATATTTTCCGTCACCGACCGCAGACTCGAACCGGTGCACAACCATGGCAGCTTTTTTGCCGGCGGCGTGCCGGTGTTTCACACGCCGGATTTGATTTCCAATGAAAAGTTAGGAACCGCAGCGGCGGATGCGCTCGGCGATCGGCCGGCACTATTGTTGCGCGGCAACGGTCAGGTCACGGTCGGCAGAACCATTCCTGAAGCGGTGATGATGGCGATCTACCTCGAGGAAGCGGCCGATGTCTTGTTCGGCGCGCTGCAGATCGGCACACCGATGCCGCTCAGCATCGATGAATCGAAACAGCGCCAGGTCGAAGCCCTGCCGCCGGTGGACATGGAACGGGCCTGGAGGTTCTTCAAGAACAAAATCGCCGGGAAGTGACTCCAGATGCCAAATCACAGATGCCAAATTGACGTGTCTCCGAGTGATCAGGATCTGTAATTTGAAATCTGGAATCTGAAATTCCGAGCGCGGCGAGGACAAGCGAGGACCCATGGAAAGCCGAGTCCAACAGATCGCCAACGTTGTGATTGTCTCCATCGAAGGACGCATCGATCACGGCACCGCGCCCGCCTTCGGCAGCGCGCTGCTCCCCCATGTCGAGAGTTGCGCGGGCGAGGACAAGAAGCTCGTCGTCGATTTAGCGAAAGTGAACTACATGAGCAGCGCCGGCCTGCGGGTGCTGATGATCGCTGCCAAAGGCTGCCGCAAGCAGAACAGCAAGATCGTGCTCGCTGCCTTGCAGCCCACGGTGCACGAAGTCTTTCGCATCGGCCGCTTCGATATGGTGCTCGAAACTTTTCCCACGGTGCGCGATGCTTTGAATGCGATTTCGCCCGCCGCGGCGGCACTCTACGTCGAACGCTGATGGCCAATATTGGCAACCCGATGCGAACCGTTGCGTCAACGCTCGATGCCGTGGCTCACTGTACCGGGTTTGCCGCCGCCCAGGCGAGGGCTATGGGTTTTTCGCCGGCACGCACGCGCGAAGTAGAGCTTGCGGTCGAGGAGGTGGTTGCGAATATTTGCCGCTATGGCTTCGTCGATGCACTAGGCGAGGTCGAGCTCGGCTGCCGGCGCATCGACAACGATAAGTTAGAGTTTGAGTTTATCGATCAAGGCCAACCCTTTGACATGTTAGCGGCGCCCGATCCCATGCTCACGTCAGACCTAGAAAAGCGCGACCTTGGCGGCCTCGGCATCCGTATGCTGCGTGCGTTGGTCGATGATGCTACCTATCGCCGCGAGGATGGCCGAAACGTGTTGCGGCTGATCGTCCACGCGCCCTGCCGCTTGGGCCCAGACCATTCAAAGACTTGAGACGCAAGGGAGTAACCATGCGGGTTCGTTTCTGGGGAACGCGAGGATCGCTGCCGGTGGCCACGGAGGCTCAAACGATCCGGGACAAAATCAAGATGGCCCTGCGCCAGGCCAATGGGCGCCGGCTCGATAGCGAAGCCGCGCTCGATCAGTTCATCGATAACGAGCTTACTTTCCCCGTGCGCGGCGGCTACGGCGGCAATTCATCCTGTGTCGAAATCATTGGCGGCGCGCGCTATACGCTTTGCGACATGGGCTCCGGCCTGCGCCGCTTCGGTCAGAAAGTTCTGCGCGAGCGCGGGCCAGGTCAACCGCTGCACTACAATTTTTTCATGTCCCACGTGCATTGGGACCATATTATGGGATTTCCCTTTTTTCCCCCGGCGTACATTCCAGGCAATACGATTCGCATTTACGGCGCGCACGATCTTGCCGTCATGAAAGATGCCTTTCACCGGCAACATGCCGACCCGTGTTTTCCCGTGCGCTGGGATCAACTGCGAGCGACGATTGAATTCGTCCATCTCGACTGCGACCGCTGGTACGATATCGATGGCCTGCGCGTCAAAGCCAAACTGCAACCCCACCCGAGCGACTCATTTGGCTTCCGCTTCGAGCAGAACGGCAAATCGGTGGTCTACTCCACCGACGGTGAGCATCGTTTGGAATCCGACGCTGATACCGAAGCGATGGTCGAGTTTTATCGCGACGCCGACCTGGTGATCTTCGACGCGATGTACTCGCTCAGCGAGATGATCGCCAGCAAGCGCGACTGGGGCCACTCCAGCAACACCATCGGCGCCGACCTGTGTTTGCGCGCGCGGGTGAAACATTATTGCATGTTCCATCACGAGCCGGCCTACGAGGATGACACCATCGAAGCGGTTCTGGGCGAAACCCGGCGCTACGCCGAGATCGTCGGCGAAGGCTACCCACTCCAAGTCTCGACCGCCTACGACGGCTTAGAGCTCGAAGTTCGATTCGTGGCGGCGGCTGATTTTCCATCCACCAGCGCGGATCATCCTTGGGTGATGCGGCTGTGCGCCGGCAACGGCCGCGTGTTGGCGAGTGTCATCCTTGCCCTCACGGCAGTGAGCTATTTTGTTTACGGCGAAAGCTTCTGGCGCGCGCCGCGCGATTTCTTGTTCGATAACTACCAGCGCTGGAAGCCGCGCGCGGTAGAACGATTTCCGGTCGCCATCGTCGACATCGACGACCAGAGTCTCGCGGAATTCGGCCGCTGGCCTTGGCCGCGCCACCGCCTGGCGCAATTGGTCGAAGCGACCCACAAGCTCGGGCCGTTGGCCGTTGGGCTCGACATCGTCATGCCGGACCCAGACGGCCAATCGCCGTAAACATTGTTGGCGCAGCGGCGCGTCATCGATGCGTCGCTGCGCCACGCATTGGCGGCGGTTCCTTCCAATGACCAGCTGTTGGCCGAGGCGCTACGCCAGGGCCCCTCGGTGGTGGCACGCGCAGGCTTGGACACTGCCAATAAATCAACGGCAGCGATCCAACAAACCGCGATGATCGTTGCGGGTGAGCCGCCCAATGGCTTCCTGGAGGGCTATGCCGGTCAGCTCGTCAATATTGGCGAAATCGAAGCGGCGGCTCAGGGCTATGGCTACGTTAATGACACGCGCGACAGCGACGGCGTGATCCGCACGACACCACTGCTCTTCAACATCGCCGGCACCTTGGCGCCGGCCTTGGCCCTTGAACTGCTGCGGGTCGCCACCGGGCAGCAACAATTGTTGATTCGCGCCGACCGTAACGGCATGCGCGGCGTGCAGATTGGCTCATCGTTTGTTGCCACCGAGCACGATGGCCGTGTGCGCATCTATTATTCGCCGGCATACGCGGAGCGGCGGATCTCCGCCGCGGCGATTCTGCGCGGTGTGGTCTCGGCGGGAGCGTTGAAGAACCGGGTTGTCCTCATCGGCGCCACCGCGTTGGGCATCGGCGAGATCGTCGCTACGCCCGTCGTCGAGCGCATGGCCGGCGTCGAAGTTCACGCTCAACTCATCGAAAACATTCTCGCCGGGAACCGCCTGCGGCGGCCGGCGCAAACAAAGCTCTGGGAACTCATGTGTTTGCTCGTGGTGAGCGGACTTTTGATCGCTCTTGTACCGCGGCTTTCACCGAGTAGCGCAATTGGCCTGTTCGTCGCAACTAGCGCCTTCGTCGGCCTCGGCAGCTTCTGCTTGTTTTACCGGGGCCAATGGCTCGTCGATCCGAGCTTTAGCATCGCCGGCAGCGGCGTTGTGCTCGCGTGCTTGTTGAGCGCCGGTCACGTCATCGCAAATCGGCAACGCCGCGAATTGAGCGCTGCGCTGGGCATCGAAAGAGACCAGCGCGCGCGTCGCGATGGCGAACTCGACGCCGCCCGACACATTCAAATGGGCATGTTGCCCGATCCGAAACAGATCGACGGCTTGCCGCCGACGCTGGATTTTTTTGCGCTGGTTGAACCCGCTGAGGAAGTGGGCGGCGATTTTTATGAAGCGCTCATGCTCGACGAGCACCGGCTGTTTTTCATGATCGGCGATGTTTCCGGCAAGGGCGTGCCGGCGGCGCTATTCATGGCTTTGACCAAGACGCTGTGCAAGAGCACAGGACGGCGCGAGAACGAGCTGGGCCGGCTGCTCACTCTCGTTAACGGTGAAATGTCGCGGGAGAACCCCGCCTCATTGTTTGTCACGGCGATCGTCGGCATCGTCGACAGCCGCACGGGGTGGCTCCAGTGGTGCAATGCCGGCCACAACCCGGCGCTGTTGCTGCGCCGCGGCGAAGCACCTCGCGAGTTGGCCGGCGCCGACGGACCGCCACTGTGCGTCGATGAACACTTTACCTACCGCGGCCAGAAGTGCGAATTGTGAGCTGGCGATCTGGTGATCTTTATCACCGACGGCGTCACGGAAGCCGAGAACCAGCAGCACGAACAATACGGTGCGCGGCGCATGCGCGACTGTTTGGCCGAAAAGTCTTTGGCGGTTGCCGAACAAGCCTGCCAGACGCTGCACGCCGACGTTAAGCAGTTTGCCGCCGGCGCGGCGGCAGCCGACGACTTGTCAATTTTGGCGATCGGTTTTCGGTTGTGAGAGGCGCCACTGGGCGAAAAAAAAGGCGGCGCTCAGTTTCCCGAGCGCCGCGCTTCGTCTTAGTATGGTCTTCGTTAAGTTATTTGCCAGCTAACTCAAAGCTAGCTTTGGCGTCTTCCTTGGCCTTCACTGTAACTTTTTGGGTGCTCTTGCCCAGCTTTTCGTGCCAAACCTCGACGGTGTAGCTGCCCGCCGGCACGTTCTCCAGCTTGAAAGCACCAGAGCCATCGGTCACTGCGAAATAGGGGTTCGGCGTGGCCACGAGCCAGCCTTGCATCCAGCCGTGCACATCGCATTTCACTCCCACCGCCTCGGGCTTGTCGATTTTCACCTCCAAGCTCTTTTTGAACTTGGGCTGCGCCAGGTTAAAAGCGCTGTTCGCCTTGCTGTACGAATGCACGTTGTGGAGAATGCCGTCCGGGTTCAAAATCTCAACCGGCGACCCCGCCTGGAAGGCCAACACATGGGGCTTGTACTCGCAGCCATTCTGGTCGAGCACAACCTTTTTCAACTCTGCTTTCTTGCCGCTCTTGATGTCAGTGATGGTGACCACAGCGTTGGCGAGGTTGCCGTCTTTGACAACCAGCGATTGATCGAACTTGGGCGATTTGTCACACACCTCTTTGTCTTTGCCGACATCCAGCTTCTTTGGCGCGGGCGCGGTGCCTTTGAACTTTACGGTCCCAGAAATGGAGCCGCCGTCTTTGACGTCGCCACCCGTATACTGTGCCATTACACTCGCCGGCGCCGCCATCAAAGTCGCCGCGAGAAAAACCGAACCCAATTTAGTCATACTGCCTCCTGTAAGTTTACTGCTCGTATTTTTGACGCAACTGTTAACTAAACATTCATTGCTTTGCAGCCGCTGCCGGCGCCGGCTTCGGCCTCGCCGCGGCGACCACGGGCGCGGCGACGGCTGCTGCCGGCGCTGCCGCCGCTCCCCTGCCAAGCGACATCAGGTAGTCGCGCAACGCTTCGATCTGTAAGTCTTCCTTGCCACCGAGAATATTGTCAGGCCCACCCGGGTAGAAAGAAGGCATTTTGGTACCAGGTTGGACTTTTTGCGGATCTTTGAGCCACTTCAGAATCCAGCTTGGGCTCAGTCTTTGGCGCGACATCGCCAGGTCGGGCGCCCAGCCCTCCTTCGGACCATCGGGGTTTTTTCCACCCTGCACGTGGCAACTCCAGCAATTGAAATAGTCTTTCGAAACCAGCTGCTTGGCCGCATCGATCGTTTCGGGCCGGATTCTTCCGTCGTCAACATAATGGTACGGCTGCTCGACCTTGGACAAGCCGTTGAAGTAATTCACCAGTTGGGTCGTGTGCTGGTCGGAGAAGCCGAAGGTCGGCATGCGAATATCCAACCACGGCCGCAGCGTGATGGGCACTTTTAGAAAGTTATAGAACCACTGCGACTGCACCTTTTCGCCCTGACCGTTAAGCGGCGGCGGCGCGCTTGAGACGTTTTCGCCGTAGTACTTCTTAACGTACCCGCCTTGCTTTTCGATCTCGTGGCAGCCGATGCAATTATACTGCTGCATCAAACGCCGCCCTTCGTTAACCTGCTGCACCCGCAAGCCTTGATCCGCTTGATAACGCTGGCCGACTTTACGGTCGCGGAAACCGCCGAGCAGCACCCGCAGCGCTTTGATATCCTCGTCCGCCAAGTTGAACAGCGGCATAAGCTGCTCGACGCGGTCCGTGGCGTAGCCGCGCGGGCTCTTGATCTTGTGATAGGTCCAATCGTCCCAAGTCTTTTTGACATCGGTTCGATTGCCGAACGAGAGCTCTTCCACGGTCTTGGAGCCAAAGGTCGTCAACTCAGCGCCGATGCGCGACTCGTTTTCCATGCCTTTGATATCGTGGCAACCGGCGCAGCCCCATCTGCGAACCAAGGACTCGCCGCGCTTAATATTCTTGGCATCCGCCAGCTTTTCC
It includes:
- the acs gene encoding acetate--CoA ligase, coding for MADKAIEVLLDEKRNFPPPKEFKLKANAKSASVYNSARKNPQDFWAKAAKELHWFKPWKKVHEWKAPCWAKWFIGGKLNASYNCLDRHVNSGRKNKAAIVWEGEPGDERVLTYRDVWREVNKFANVLKKLGVKKGDRVCLYMGMVPELLIAMHACNRIGAPHSVVFGGFSAEALRDRINDAQAKVLVTADGGWRRGAIVPLKKNADEAMTDTPSITHCVVVKRIGAEAAAQMKPWRDLWWDEAMVDAPLWCEPEKMDSEDMLFILYTSGTTGKPKGIVHTTGGYLTGVHLINKWVFDLKEDDVFWCAADIGWVTGHTHIVYGPMANGVTQVMYEGSPDWPDKDRLWKIIAKYGVTIFHTAPTAIRTFMRWGTEFPGKHNLKSLRLLGSVGEPINPEAWVWYHKVIGGGKCPVMDTWWQTETGHPLISPLPGLTKLKPGSATMPLPGVEADVVDENGNSVPKGGGGYLVLTKPWPAMMRTIFGDPDRFVSTYWSRFPGKYFAGDGCKRDKDGYYWLLGRVDDVMNVAGHRISTMEVESALVDHQKVAESAVIGKEHEVKGQAICAFVSLKMGIEGTAALIDELKAHVAKKIGPIARPDEILFAAELPKTRSGKIMRRLLRDIADGRALGDTTTLADPTVVAKLKEQYEED
- a CDS encoding SDR family oxidoreductase; protein product: MAKIAVVTGGAGDIGKAVVARLAKDGYQIVILDMNQETGKQTVADFAKRNLALDFHCANLADEAAVKNVFSAIFNKPGRVDLLVNVAGGSFYRHKFEDFPLDHWRTIIDANLTSTFLCCRAVTPSMKAQKSGVIINTSSDIAYSGGENRSAYAAAKAGILGLTRTLALELAPNVRVNAVAPGRIETPRVRSHYTEEEWNKSNERIPLGHPGAVQDVAETVAYLASDAAKHMTGQTIHVNGGRIMH
- a CDS encoding class II aldolase/adducin family protein; protein product: MANLDQLKSDVISACRILSEQKLVEGFGHVSARIPDSDRFIMTPRISLELVQADELLVMNLEGEIVEGSATPPFEAWLHTAIMKTKPRLNAITRIHARKANIFSVTDRRLEPVHNHGSFFAGGVPVFHTPDLISNEKLGTAAADALGDRPALLLRGNGQVTVGRTIPEAVMMAIYLEEAADVLFGALQIGTPMPLSIDESKQRQVEALPPVDMERAWRFFKNKIAGK
- a CDS encoding STAS domain-containing protein; the protein is MESRVQQIANVVIVSIEGRIDHGTAPAFGSALLPHVESCAGEDKKLVVDLAKVNYMSSAGLRVLMIAAKGCRKQNSKIVLAALQPTVHEVFRIGRFDMVLETFPTVRDALNAISPAAAALYVER
- a CDS encoding ATP-binding protein is translated as MANIGNPMRTVASTLDAVAHCTGFAAAQARAMGFSPARTREVELAVEEVVANICRYGFVDALGEVELGCRRIDNDKLEFEFIDQGQPFDMLAAPDPMLTSDLEKRDLGGLGIRMLRALVDDATYRREDGRNVLRLIVHAPCRLGPDHSKT
- a CDS encoding CHASE2 domain-containing protein; translation: MRVRFWGTRGSLPVATEAQTIRDKIKMALRQANGRRLDSEAALDQFIDNELTFPVRGGYGGNSSCVEIIGGARYTLCDMGSGLRRFGQKVLRERGPGQPLHYNFFMSHVHWDHIMGFPFFPPAYIPGNTIRIYGAHDLAVMKDAFHRQHADPCFPVRWDQLRATIEFVHLDCDRWYDIDGLRVKAKLQPHPSDSFGFRFEQNGKSVVYSTDGEHRLESDADTEAMVEFYRDADLVIFDAMYSLSEMIASKRDWGHSSNTIGADLCLRARVKHYCMFHHEPAYEDDTIEAVLGETRRYAEIVGEGYPLQVSTAYDGLELEVRFVAAADFPSTSADHPWVMRLCAGNGRVLASVILALTAVSYFVYGESFWRAPRDFLFDNYQRWKPRAVERFPVAIVDIDDQSLAEFGRWPWPRHRLAQLVEATHKLGPLAVGLDIVMPDPDGQSP
- a CDS encoding CHASE2 domain-containing protein translates to MLAQRRVIDASLRHALAAVPSNDQLLAEALRQGPSVVARAGLDTANKSTAAIQQTAMIVAGEPPNGFLEGYAGQLVNIGEIEAAAQGYGYVNDTRDSDGVIRTTPLLFNIAGTLAPALALELLRVATGQQQLLIRADRNGMRGVQIGSSFVATEHDGRVRIYYSPAYAERRISAAAILRGVVSAGALKNRVVLIGATALGIGEIVATPVVERMAGVEVHAQLIENILAGNRLRRPAQTKLWELMCLLVVSGLLIALVPRLSPSSAIGLFVATSAFVGLGSFCLFYRGQWLVDPSFSIAGSGVVLACLLSAGHVIANRQRRELSAALGIERDQRARRDGELDAARHIQMGMLPDPKQIDGLPPTLDFFALVEPAEEVGGDFYEALMLDEHRLFFMIGDVSGKGVPAALFMALTKTLCKSTGRRENELGRLLTLVNGEMSRENPASLFVTAIVGIVDSRTGWLQWCNAGHNPALLLRRGEAPRELAGADGPPLCVDEHFTYRGQKCEL
- a CDS encoding TonB-dependent receptor; translated protein: MTKLGSVFLAATLMAAPASVMAQYTGGDVKDGGSISGTVKFKGTAPAPKKLDVGKDKEVCDKSPKFDQSLVVKDGNLANAVVTITDIKSGKKAELKKVVLDQNGCEYKPHVLAFQAGSPVEILNPDGILHNVHSYSKANSAFNLAQPKFKKSLEVKIDKPEAVGVKCDVHGWMQGWLVATPNPYFAVTDGSGAFKLENVPAGSYTVEVWHEKLGKSTQKVTVKAKEDAKASFELAGK